In Chryseobacterium gotjawalense, the following are encoded in one genomic region:
- a CDS encoding APC family permease, whose translation MNKKLKLWDATMLVMGSMIGSGIFIVSSDMMRNLGSGYWLIAVWMITGIMTIAAAISYGELSAMFPKAGGQYTYITEIFGKMPGFLYGWGLFTVIQTGTIAAVAMAFGKFTAYLVPALNSQPIFQSGGFKITWIQILAIGIILLLTYINSRGLKNGKILQDIFTSSKIIALLGIIIFGVILVKNSQWAENMSFGWNAFQDFGKDTGNTLEPTTWKSIGGITLLGGIAAAMVGSVFSSVAWENVTFMSGEIENPKKNVVKAMVFGTSVVMVLYLFVNFVYLHALDRDGIAFAANNRPAVAASEVIFGSTGTIIMALLVMVSTFGCINGLVLAGARVFQTMAKDGLFFKSAAENNQNEVPGKSLWMQGSWACLLALSGQYGDLLDMISFIIVLFYMVTVFGVIWMRIKQPNLDRPYKTWLYPITPIVYLLIGTAFCVLLIIFKPQYTWPGFILILIGIPVYWFINRRIK comes from the coding sequence ATGAATAAAAAACTTAAACTTTGGGATGCAACCATGCTCGTAATGGGCTCTATGATTGGAAGCGGAATTTTTATCGTCAGTTCAGATATGATGCGGAATCTAGGTTCCGGATACTGGCTGATTGCCGTCTGGATGATTACCGGAATCATGACCATTGCCGCCGCTATTTCTTATGGCGAACTCTCGGCCATGTTTCCCAAAGCTGGCGGACAGTATACTTACATTACCGAAATATTTGGGAAAATGCCCGGGTTTCTTTATGGCTGGGGTTTATTCACCGTCATCCAAACCGGAACTATCGCAGCGGTAGCAATGGCTTTCGGGAAATTTACCGCCTATCTCGTCCCGGCACTTAATTCGCAACCGATTTTTCAAAGTGGCGGATTCAAAATTACCTGGATTCAAATTCTCGCCATCGGGATTATTTTACTACTCACCTATATTAATTCAAGAGGTTTAAAAAACGGAAAAATTTTACAGGATATTTTTACCTCATCGAAAATTATAGCACTTTTAGGAATTATTATTTTCGGAGTTATTTTGGTAAAGAATTCACAATGGGCCGAAAACATGAGTTTCGGCTGGAATGCTTTTCAGGATTTTGGTAAAGACACCGGAAATACTTTAGAACCAACGACTTGGAAATCAATCGGAGGAATCACCCTTTTGGGCGGAATCGCTGCCGCAATGGTCGGTTCTGTTTTCAGTTCGGTGGCCTGGGAAAATGTGACGTTTATGTCAGGTGAAATTGAAAATCCAAAGAAAAACGTTGTGAAAGCCATGGTTTTCGGGACCTCTGTTGTAATGGTTTTATACCTTTTTGTAAACTTTGTTTACCTTCATGCGCTCGACCGCGACGGGATTGCATTTGCCGCTAACAATCGTCCTGCGGTGGCGGCCTCAGAAGTTATTTTCGGAAGCACCGGTACCATTATTATGGCGCTTTTAGTCATGGTTTCCACTTTCGGCTGTATCAATGGATTGGTTTTAGCAGGAGCCCGAGTTTTTCAGACCATGGCCAAAGATGGTTTGTTTTTCAAATCAGCTGCAGAAAATAATCAAAACGAGGTTCCCGGTAAATCACTTTGGATGCAGGGAAGTTGGGCATGTTTACTCGCGCTTTCCGGGCAATACGGCGACTTGCTCGATATGATTTCATTCATCATCGTCCTGTTTTATATGGTCACCGTTTTCGGCGTTATCTGGATGAGGATTAAACAGCCAAATCTCGACAGACCTTATAAGACCTGGCTTTACCCGATCACACCCATTGTTTATTTACTCATAGGAACCGCATTTTGCGTCCTTTTAATCATCTTTAAACCACAATATACCTGGCCGGGATTCATCCTTATTTTAATTGGAATTCCCGTGTATTGGTTCATCAACAGGAGAATCAAATAA
- a CDS encoding putative signal transducing protein — MSELVPVFQSSYLYEIELAKTKLASRDIPSYIKNEFVNNIAVFPISQNYYLLVSERDLEAAEKVLQENDEISEDDM, encoded by the coding sequence ATGTCAGAATTAGTGCCTGTTTTTCAATCTTCTTACTTGTACGAAATTGAACTTGCCAAAACAAAACTCGCTTCCCGGGATATACCCAGTTATATAAAAAATGAATTTGTAAATAATATTGCGGTGTTTCCTATTTCCCAAAATTATTATTTATTGGTGAGCGAAAGAGACCTTGAGGCCGCAGAAAAAGTCCTCCAGGAAAATGATGAAATCTCCGAAGATGATATGTAA
- a CDS encoding cation diffusion facilitator family transporter, with amino-acid sequence MAHNHSHDHSHQMNVTNLNRAFYIGIGLNLVFVIVEAGYGWMYNSLSLLSDAGHNLSDVMSLVLSLIAFKLVKRKPTSTYTYGFRRATILASLINAVLLIFAVGFIIYEAVGRFMNPQPLEGGVVSVVAFVGIFVNGITAWLFLKDKEKDLNVKGAYLHMVADALVSLAVVIGGIIIIYTNWFWLDALLSILIGVVILAGTWSLLTQSLKLSLDGVPENINPEKVKQEILKINGVEDFQHVHIWALSTTENALTGHVRISDKLTIPEIENLKETIKHELEHLQIKHSTIETYFGEKHFEEDVF; translated from the coding sequence ATGGCTCACAATCATTCCCATGACCATTCGCACCAGATGAATGTAACCAATTTAAACCGTGCTTTTTATATCGGCATTGGATTGAATTTGGTTTTTGTGATTGTTGAAGCGGGTTATGGTTGGATGTACAATTCGCTCTCTCTGCTTTCTGATGCAGGGCACAATTTAAGCGATGTAATGAGTCTGGTCTTATCTTTAATTGCTTTTAAATTAGTAAAAAGAAAACCTACGTCAACCTATACTTATGGTTTTCGCCGGGCCACGATTTTGGCCTCGCTGATCAATGCTGTTTTACTCATCTTTGCGGTTGGATTTATCATTTACGAAGCAGTCGGCCGATTCATGAATCCTCAGCCTCTGGAAGGTGGAGTAGTCTCCGTCGTTGCATTTGTAGGGATTTTCGTGAATGGAATTACGGCCTGGCTCTTTCTGAAAGATAAAGAAAAAGACCTCAATGTGAAAGGCGCTTATCTGCACATGGTTGCGGATGCTTTGGTTTCCCTGGCAGTGGTCATTGGCGGAATTATCATTATCTACACCAATTGGTTTTGGCTGGATGCACTGTTGAGTATTTTAATCGGCGTCGTTATTTTGGCTGGCACCTGGAGTTTGCTGACTCAAAGTTTAAAATTATCCTTAGATGGCGTTCCCGAAAATATAAATCCAGAAAAAGTGAAACAAGAAATTCTCAAAATAAATGGAGTAGAGGATTTTCAGCATGTCCATATTTGGGCTTTAAGTACGACAGAAAATGCCTTAACCGGTCACGTAAGGATTTCAGATAAGTTGACGATTCCCGAAATTGAAAATCTGAAAGAAACCATCAAACACGAGTTGGAACATCTGCAGATCAAACATTCCACAATTGAAACCTATTTTGGAGAAAAACATTTTGAAGAAGATGTTTTTTAG
- a CDS encoding PDDEXK family nuclease, with protein sequence MKLFTIDSDGKLTSYKEQLFRDENKETDLEKLLEENPEYFFEDSKVLVIGRQVPTNLGTWIDLLGLDKYGNTVLIELKRGKTPRDTIAQLLEYASFIENLDYESLNLIYQSYIGEEPSLDTYHQEYFAIDLDQTVSFNKSTKLVIVAQEISSSIKQTSLYLRKKGFDIYCMEFKYFHNHASERMITCDFVVGEESFLKTEINPSVSLPKTDEKKFLASLDSNGRVVYEKLFEFAKNNNLFIRWGSKGFSLNLGLENGFVGLFFGYPPTSVFKQSIYSGFEEITKKVNNSEEIIEHLRLELEQTGFFESARSNLKWIIRKPENQTEIDRLLSIITKLTEKIRRNGLKG encoded by the coding sequence ATGAAGCTTTTTACAATAGATTCTGACGGAAAACTTACTTCTTACAAAGAGCAATTATTCAGAGATGAGAATAAAGAAACGGACTTAGAAAAATTACTCGAAGAAAATCCTGAATATTTTTTTGAAGATAGCAAAGTTTTGGTTATTGGAAGACAAGTCCCGACAAATTTAGGAACCTGGATTGATTTACTGGGATTGGACAAATACGGAAATACAGTTTTAATAGAACTTAAACGGGGAAAAACACCAAGAGATACAATTGCTCAATTACTTGAATATGCATCGTTTATTGAAAATTTAGACTATGAATCATTAAACTTGATTTATCAGTCTTATATCGGTGAAGAACCTTCGCTAGACACCTACCATCAAGAGTATTTCGCAATTGACCTTGACCAAACAGTTTCCTTTAATAAATCGACGAAATTAGTAATTGTTGCTCAGGAGATTTCTTCCTCTATTAAACAGACATCACTTTATCTTAGAAAAAAAGGATTTGACATTTACTGCATGGAATTTAAGTATTTCCATAATCACGCTTCAGAAAGAATGATAACGTGTGACTTTGTTGTTGGTGAAGAATCTTTCCTTAAAACAGAAATTAATCCTTCTGTGTCTCTACCTAAAACAGACGAAAAGAAATTCTTAGCTTCATTGGATTCAAACGGAAGAGTGGTCTATGAGAAACTTTTTGAATTTGCAAAAAACAATAATTTATTTATCCGCTGGGGCTCAAAAGGCTTTTCTTTAAATTTAGGGTTAGAAAATGGATTTGTTGGTTTATTCTTTGGTTATCCCCCAACTTCCGTTTTCAAACAAAGCATTTACAGCGGATTTGAAGAAATAACTAAAAAAGTAAACAATTCTGAAGAAATCATTGAACACCTTAGATTAGAATTAGAACAGACTGGTTTTTTTGAATCTGCCAGATCAAACTTGAAATGGATCATTAGAAAACCAGAAAACCAGACAGAAATTGACAGACTTTTATCAATAATCACAAAACTGACAGAAAAGATAAGACGAAACGGATTGAAAGGATAA
- a CDS encoding peptidase associated/transthyretin-like domain-containing protein has translation MRNTIILFSILIISLIFLSNCRGDGDKQNLDIHVSGKVSNDKGVGISNVKIYFQRGKWGNYAPPIYTTFETVTTDNNGNYQYTIKNDSYVYKICCELPSGYNSVTPRCKDIDYSVIHSHTIPNVINFTLTN, from the coding sequence ATGAGAAATACAATAATTTTATTTTCAATATTGATTATAAGCTTAATTTTTTTAAGTAATTGTAGAGGAGATGGCGATAAACAGAATTTAGATATTCATGTGTCAGGCAAAGTATCAAATGACAAAGGTGTCGGAATATCAAATGTGAAAATTTATTTTCAGCGCGGGAAATGGGGAAACTACGCTCCTCCAATATATACGACTTTTGAAACGGTGACCACGGACAATAATGGCAATTATCAATATACCATCAAAAATGACAGCTATGTTTACAAAATATGTTGTGAGTTACCTTCCGGCTATAATTCTGTAACTCCCCGGTGCAAAGACATTGATTATAGTGTAATTCACAGTCATACTATACCTAATGTAATAAATTTTACGCTGACAAATTAG
- a CDS encoding 1,4-dihydroxy-2-naphthoyl-CoA synthase, which yields MTDWKTVREYEDITYQKKGGVARIAFNRPEVRNAFRPKTTSELYDAFYHVSEDASVGVVLLTGEGPSPKDGGHAFCSGGDQKARGEQGYVGEDGRHRLNILEVQRLIRFMPKVVIAVVNGWAVGGGHSLHVVCDLTLASKEHAIFKQTDADVTSFDGGYGSAYLAKMVGQKKAREIFFLGRNYSAQEAADMGMVNAVIPHAELEDTAYEWAEEILGKSPMSIRMLKFAMNLTDDGMVGQQVFAGEATRLAYMTEEAKEGRNAFLEKRKPDFGDNKWIS from the coding sequence ATGACAGACTGGAAAACCGTCAGAGAATACGAAGATATTACGTATCAAAAAAAAGGCGGAGTCGCAAGAATCGCCTTTAACAGACCGGAAGTGCGCAATGCATTTCGTCCGAAAACAACCTCAGAATTATACGATGCTTTTTACCACGTTTCCGAAGATGCTTCGGTAGGAGTGGTGCTACTCACCGGCGAAGGACCAAGTCCTAAAGATGGAGGCCATGCTTTTTGCAGTGGCGGTGATCAGAAAGCACGTGGAGAACAAGGTTATGTGGGTGAAGACGGAAGACACCGTTTAAATATTTTAGAAGTTCAACGATTGATTCGTTTCATGCCGAAAGTCGTGATTGCAGTGGTTAATGGTTGGGCCGTGGGTGGCGGGCATTCTTTGCACGTCGTTTGCGATTTGACTTTAGCGAGTAAAGAACATGCAATCTTCAAACAGACCGACGCCGATGTTACCAGTTTTGATGGCGGATACGGATCAGCATATTTAGCCAAAATGGTAGGACAGAAAAAAGCCAGAGAAATTTTCTTTTTAGGGAGAAATTATTCTGCTCAGGAAGCTGCCGATATGGGAATGGTGAATGCTGTAATTCCCCATGCTGAACTGGAAGATACTGCTTACGAATGGGCGGAAGAGATTTTGGGAAAATCACCAATGTCAATTCGTATGCTAAAGTTCGCTATGAATTTAACCGACGACGGAATGGTGGGGCAACAGGTTTTTGCCGGTGAAGCTACCCGTTTGGCATACATGACCGAAGAAGCGAAAGAAGGACGAAATGCCTTCCTCGAAAAAAGAAAACCCGATTTCGGCGATAATAAATGGATATCTTAA
- the menA gene encoding 1,4-dihydroxy-2-naphthoate octaprenyltransferase yields the protein MTDWIKAARLRTLPLSMSGIILGSFIAKWRIHESGGTWDWTIFAMAMLVTLLYQILSNFANDYGDGIKGTDKLRVNEAEQRAVASGRITATQMRNAVILFSVLSLIATVALLYLAFFRENLMKEFYTFVGLGVACILAAIGYTIGKKPYGYLGLGDIMVFIFFGLVSVCGSYFLFTKHFDWDMLLPATAVGLLSAAVLNLNNMRDIESDALSGKKTLALRLGFKKAMVYEIILLQIPLLLMLVFMMMNGLHTEGKYYAFIFFILMLPMTALRRKIMQVKEPKELDPFLKQVGILTLTMAILVAAGLNYFN from the coding sequence ATGACAGATTGGATAAAAGCAGCGCGTCTGCGAACATTACCACTTTCGATGAGTGGAATAATTTTAGGTTCTTTCATTGCAAAATGGAGAATTCATGAAAGTGGAGGAACATGGGACTGGACAATTTTTGCAATGGCAATGCTGGTCACCTTACTCTATCAGATTCTCTCGAATTTTGCCAATGATTATGGTGACGGAATTAAAGGAACAGATAAACTTAGGGTAAATGAAGCAGAACAAAGAGCGGTGGCTTCAGGAAGAATTACCGCAACTCAAATGCGAAATGCTGTAATTCTGTTTTCTGTTTTGTCTTTGATTGCCACAGTTGCGCTTTTGTATCTGGCTTTCTTTAGAGAAAACCTAATGAAAGAATTTTACACTTTTGTAGGATTGGGAGTTGCCTGTATTTTAGCTGCGATTGGGTATACGATCGGTAAAAAACCCTATGGTTATTTAGGCTTAGGCGATATCATGGTTTTTATCTTTTTCGGCCTAGTTTCGGTTTGTGGAAGTTATTTCCTTTTTACCAAACATTTCGACTGGGATATGCTCTTACCCGCCACTGCAGTAGGTTTATTAAGTGCCGCAGTTTTAAATCTGAATAATATGCGGGATATCGAAAGCGATGCCTTGAGCGGAAAGAAAACTCTCGCATTGCGGTTAGGTTTCAAAAAAGCAATGGTGTATGAAATCATTTTGCTGCAAATACCACTACTTTTGATGTTGGTATTTATGATGATGAACGGTTTGCATACTGAAGGAAAATATTATGCATTTATCTTTTTCATCCTGATGCTTCCAATGACGGCACTTCGCCGAAAAATCATGCAGGTTAAAGAGCCGAAAGAATTAGACCCATTTTTAAAACAGGTGGGAATCTTGACGTTGACAATGGCTATTTTGGTCGCAGCCGGATTGAATTATTTTAATTAA
- a CDS encoding metal-dependent hydrolase gives MKIRFLGQNCFLFTYKGKNILSDPFYNYQKDRSGFDISAQKIDYVLITHAHGDHIADVKEVLQHYPEASVIGQPEICGYFGHPNSIDINFGGSAKIEDLKISMVPASHTSSFPDGTYGGEPAGYIFRFSGKNIYLAGDTGVMADMEMFPKLFGNIDLAILPVGSHYTMCARKASFAAAELLKTKRVIGCHFDTFPPIKINHEDAHQFFSERNIEFTLPKLGEDFEI, from the coding sequence ATGAAAATACGATTTCTCGGACAAAACTGTTTTTTGTTCACCTACAAAGGAAAAAACATATTATCTGATCCTTTTTATAATTATCAGAAAGATAGATCCGGTTTTGATATTTCGGCGCAAAAAATTGATTATGTGTTGATTACCCATGCACACGGCGATCATATCGCAGATGTGAAAGAAGTGTTGCAACATTATCCGGAAGCTTCTGTAATTGGGCAACCTGAAATTTGTGGCTATTTCGGTCATCCGAATTCGATTGATATTAATTTCGGTGGATCTGCAAAGATTGAAGATTTAAAAATATCAATGGTGCCGGCAAGTCATACCAGTTCTTTCCCCGATGGCACTTATGGTGGCGAACCTGCAGGATATATTTTCAGATTTTCCGGCAAAAATATTTATTTGGCAGGCGACACCGGTGTAATGGCAGACATGGAAATGTTTCCAAAATTGTTTGGGAACATTGATTTGGCAATTCTTCCCGTTGGTTCACATTATACGATGTGTGCCCGTAAAGCAAGTTTTGCAGCAGCAGAATTATTAAAAACTAAAAGAGTAATAGGGTGTCATTTCGATACTTTCCCGCCGATTAAAATCAATCACGAGGATGCTCATCAGTTCTTTTCAGAAAGAAATATCGAATTCACTTTACCGAAATTAGGTGAAGATTTTGAAATTTAA